CGGCCGACGGGCTTCTTCCGCGCGAAGGCCAGATCGCTGCTCGGCATCTCCGCCGCGCTGCACGAGCGCTTCGACGACGAGGTGCCGGGGCGCATAGAAGACCTGGTGTCCCTGCCCGGCGTGGGCCGGAAAACCGCCCATGTGGTGTTGGGCAACGCCTTCGGGCGGCCAGGAATCACCGTCGACACGCACTTCGGGCGACTCGTCCGGCGCTGGAAGTGGACGGACCAGCAGGACCCGGAGAAGGTCGAGGAGGAAATCGGCTCGCTCTTCCCGAAGAGCGACTGGACGATGCTCTCGCACCGCGTGATCTTCCACGGCCGGCGCATCTGCCACTCCCGCAGGCCCGCCTGCGGTGCCTGCCCGATCGCGCCGCTGTGCCCGTCCTACGGGGAGGGTGAGACGGACCCCGAGAAGGCGCGGAAGCTGCTCAAGTACGAGAAGGGCGGCCAGCCCGGTCAGCGGCTCAAGCCCCCGCCCGACTACCCGGGCCTGCCGGCCCGTCCGCTGGGAGCCGAGTGACCGCACGCCCGCCCGTGACCGCACACACGCCGAGGGGACACGCATGACGAGCACGTACGGCGGTGGGACCGCCATCACCTCCGAGGGGCTGCCCGAGTGGCTCGCGCCCGTGGCCCAGGCTGCGAGAACGATCGAGCCGCACCAGCTGAGCCGATTCCTGCCGCCGGAGACGGGCGGTCGGCAGTCCGCCGTGCTGGTGCTCTTCGGCGAGGGCGAGCAGGGGCCCGAGCTGCTGCTCCTGGAGCGGGCAGGGACGCTGCGCTCGCACGCGGGCCAGCCGTCGTTCCCCGGCGGCGCGCTCGATCCGCAGGACGGCGATCCGGCCGGTGACGGGCTGCTGCGGGCCGCGCTGCGCGAGGCCGAGGAGGAGACCGGGCTCGACGCGTCCGGCGTGCAGATCTTCGGTGTCCTGCCGCAGCTCTACATCCCTGTGAGTGGTTTTGTCGTGACGCCGGTGCTCGGCTGGTGGCGCGAGCCCAGCCCGGTCGGCGCGGTCGACGAGGCCGAGACGGCCAGAGTGTTCACGGTCCCGGTCACCGAGCTCACCGACCCGGGGAACCGGGCGATGGCCGTCCACCCGAGCGGTCACCGGGGTCCGGCCTTCCGCGTCGGCGGCGCGATGGTCTGGGGGTTCACCGCCGGGGTGATCGACCGGATCCTGCACTTCGCGGGCTGGGAGCGCCCGTGGGACCGCGAGCGCCAGGTCTCCTTGGACTGGCAGGGCTGATCCGCGTGAGACGGTGGCCTGCGAGCCACCCGACCCGAGGCCGACGACCGCGCCGGCCCCTTCAATGCGAGGCATTTTTCGGTGAACGTGCTGGACATCGTGCTGCTGCTCGCCGCCGTGTGGTTCGCGGTCGTCGGCTACCGCCAGGGCTTCGTCGTCGGCGTGCTGTCGGTGATCGGCTTCCTCGGCGGTGGCCTGGTCGCCGTCTACATCCTCCCGGTGATCTGGGACAGCGCCACCGACGAGGCCACCCCGGGCACGCTGGCGGCCGTCGCGGCCGTCGTGATCGTCATCGTCTGTGCCTCGGTGGGCCAGGCCGCCACCACCCACCTCGGCAGTAGGCTCCGCCGCCACATCACCTGGTCGCCGGCGCGCGCCCTGGACGCGGCGGGCGGCGCACTCGTCAATGTCGCCGCGATGCTGCTGGTGGCCTGGCTGATCGGCTCCGCCCTCGCCGGCACCTCCCTGCCCACGCTCGGCAAGGAGGTCCGCAACTCCAAGGTGCTGCTCGGCGTCGCCCGGGTGGTTCCGGCCCAGGCCAACACCTGGTTCGCGGACTTCAGCACGGCCCTCTCCCAGAACGGCTTCCCGCAGGTCTTCGCGCCGTTCTCCAACGAGCCCATCACCTCCGTCCCCGCGCCCGACCCCAGGCTCGCCGGCAGCCCCGTCGCCACCGCTGCCCAGCGCAGCATCGTCAAGGTCGTGGGCACCGCGCCCAGCTGCGGCAAGGTCCTCGAGGGCACCGGCTTCGTCTTCGCACCGCACCGGGTGATGACCAACGCCCACGTCGTCGGCGGCGTCGACGAGCCGACCGTGCAGATCGGCGGCCAGGGCCGGCGCTATGACGCGACCGTCGTCCTCTACGACTGGAAGCGCGACATCGCCGTCCTGGACGTGCCGTCACTCGACGCGCCCGTGCTGCGCTTCGCCCGGGACGATGCGGAGAGCGGCAAGAGCGCCATCGTCGCGGGCTTCCCCGAGAACGGCTCGTACGACGTGCGCGCCGCCCGCGTCCGCAGCCGCGTCCAGGCCAACGGCCCGGACATCTACCACCGTGGCAATGTCCGGCGCGATGTGTACTCCCTCTTCACCACGGTCCGCCAGGGCAACTCCGGCGGCCCGCTGCTCACCCCGGACGGCAGGGTCTACGGCGTGGTCTTCGCGAAGTCCCTGGACGACGCGGACACCGGCTACGCCCTGACGGCGGACGAGGTGCGTGAGGACGCCGTCGTCGGCAGCACGGCCACGGGCAGGGCGGACAGCCAGGGCTGCGCGCTCTGAGGTGGTGGTTGCCGGTCCGGAGCGGTCCGGGGGTGGTCAGCGGCCGCGTGGATGGCGCAGCCGCGCCGACACCCATCGGGCGCGGCGGCGGATGATGCGCGGAATGCCGATGTGGGGGTCGTGACCGGCCTCCGGCCCGTGATCACCCCGCATCGCGCTCTCGGATACCTCCGTCACGGCCAGCGCGGCATCGCCCTCGGCGCCGCGCTGCTGCGTCACATCACGGTAGTCGTGCGTCCAGCCCATACCGAGGTCTGTGCCCGGCCCCAAAGGTCCGTAATCGCCTGGGGGTCCGTCAATTGGCCTATGCGCCAGGCAATTGGCCATTCGGCGGACGGATGTTCCCGTGTGTTCGAGGGTGAGCCGGAGGTGAGAGGGGCCGACGGTGCGGCTCCGGGGGACGGGGTGCCGTTCCCCTCGGGGGGTGCCCCTGGCCCCCCGGCCCGGCCCTCTGTCGTGGTGGCTAGCGGTCCGGTTCCGGGTCCTTCAGCCAGTTGACCAGCTCGGTCGAGTACGCCACCGGGTCCTCCTCATGCGGGAAGTGCCCGAGTCCGTCGAACAGCCGCCAGCGGTACGGCGCCTCCACGTACTCCCCGGAGCCCGCCGCGCTGCGGGTGCGCATCACCGGATCGAGGGACCCGTGCAGGTGCAGCGTCGGTACCCGCACCGGCCGCTTCATCCGGCGGTTGAACTGGATGCCGTCCGGGCGTGCCATCGACCGCACCATCCACCGGTACGGCTCGATCGAGCAGTGGGCCGTCGAGGGGATCGACATGGCCCGCCGGTAGGTGTCGACCGCTTCGTCGTCCGGCAGCCGGGGCCCCGACCACTCGCGGATCAGCCGGCCCACCAGCGCGGCGTCGTCCGCGATGAGCTGGCGCTCCGGAAGCCAGGGGCGCTGGAATCCCCAGATGTACGAGCCTGCCGCGCTCTGCTTGAGGTCGGCGAGCATCGACGAGCGCCAGCGGCGCGGATGCGGCATCGAGGACACCACGAGCCGCCGTACCAGCTTCGGCCGCATCACGGCCGCCGTCCACGCCAGATAGCCGCCCAGATCATGGCCGACGAGCGCGGCGTCCGGCTCGCCGAGGGAACGGATCACGCCGGTGATGTCGAGGGCGAGGTTCGCCGGGTCGTAGCCCCGGGGTGTCCGGTCGCTGCCCCCCACGCCGCGCAGATCCATCGCCACCGCCCGGAACCCCGCGTCCGCGAGCGCCGGCAACTGGTGCCGCCACGTCCACCAGAACTGCGGAAAGCCGTGCAACAGCAGCACCAGCGGCCCCTCGCCCATCTCGGCGATATGGAACCGCGCACCGTTGGCCGCGACCTCCCGGTGGGTCCAGGGCCCGTCGGGGCGTACGACCGCCGTGGGCGAGGACGCGGAGCCGGTGGGCGCGGGCGGGACGGCCGGTGAGTCGGGTTCGGGGGACGCGGGCGCTGCGGAAGTATCGGGCACCGTCATACGGACGAGCGTGTCACAGATGCGTCCGCCTGGCTCGTGCCGACCAGCGGACGCGGGTGCGGCTTGACCGTGCCCAGCACGGCCGCCGTCTCCTTGGCGGAGGCGATGCTCTTCTCCGGCTTGCTGACCTTCTTGAACTTGGCCACCGCCAGCAGCCCGAGAATCGCCGCGATCACCAGGAAGGCGCCACCGACGATCAGGAAGGACCAGGCGAGCCCGAGGCCCAGGTTGTGGATCCCGTACGCCGCCGCGAAGCTCAGCACCGGCAGCGAGAAGAGCGCCAGGGTGCCGGCCGCGGCGATCGCACCGCCGCCGATGCCGACGCGCTTGGCGTCCTGCCGCAGCTCGGCCTTGGCCAGTGCGATCTCGTCGTGCACCAGCGCGGACAGCTCGGTGGTGGCCGTCGCCACCAGCTGGCCGAGGCTGCGGTTGGCACCGTCGTCGGCTGCGCTCATCGGCTGCTCCCTCATCTTCATCAGCTTCGTCATCTGCGGGTCTTGGGCGCGTCTTCAGCGGATGTAAAGACCCTTAGATCATGCCGGACCATCGTCGCCGGTGGTGTGCCCGGAGGCGACTTCGGCCAGCCTGCGGTGTTCTGCGGCCTTCGCTTCGTGGATGGCCGCCATCCGAAGGTGGTAATCCGGGTTGCCCTGCTCGTAAATGTCCGGTATGCCGTCCTGGTCCTCGTCCCGATCCTCATCCGCGCACAGCTTCTTGTACTTGTTGTCGCGCAGCTTGAGCAGTGTGCCCGCGATGACGGCGGCTATCAGCGAACCGATGAGTACGGCTGCCTTCACCTCATCGGTCAGAAGTTGGTCGCCGGCGAAGGCCAGCTCGCCGATCAGCAGGGACACGGTGAAGCCGATACCGGCCAGTGAGGCGACGGCCAGTACGTCCGGCCACTCGAGGTCGGGGTTCAGCTCGGCCTTCGTGAAACGCGCCGCCAGCCAGGTGCCGCCGAACACGCCTATCGCCTTGCCGACGACCAGGCCGAGGACGACCCCGAGCGTCTCGGGCTTGCGGAAGACGTCCGACAGCGCGCCGCCGGAGAGGGCGACGCCCGCTGAGAACAGCGCGAACAGCGGCACGGCCAGCCCGGCGGACAGGGGGCGGACCATGTGCTCGATGTGCTCACCGGGGGAGTACCGCTCGCCCTCGTGACGTGTGCAGCGCAGCATCAGGCCCATGGCGACGCCCGCGATGGTCGCGTGCACGCCGCTGTTGTACATCAGTGCCCAGTTGACGATCGCCAGCGGCACGTAGACGTACCAACCCCGGACGCCCTTGCGCAGCAGCAGCCAGAAGACGGCCAGGCCCAGCACGGCGAAGCCGAGAGCGGCGAAATTGAGCTCCGAGGTGAAGAAGACCGCGATGATCAGAATCGCGAAGAGGTCGTCGACGACGGCGAGGGTTAGCAGGAACGCGCGCAGTGCCGAGGGCAGGGCCGTGCCGATCACCGCCAGTACGGCGAGTGCGAAGGCGATGTCCGTGGCGGTGGGCACGGCCCAGCCGTCCAGCGCGCCGCCGCCCGTCTTCGCGACGGTGAAGTAGACCAGCGCGGGGGCGGCCATGCCGCAGATCGCGGCGATGACGGGAAGGGCGGCCGCTTTCGGGTCGCGCAGTTCGCCGGCGACCAGCTCGCGCTTGAGCTCGATGCCCGCGACGAAGAAGAAGACGGCCAGCAAACCGTCGGCGGCCCAGTGCTGCACCGAGAGGTCGAGGCCGAGGGAGCCGGGGCCGAGGTGGAAGCCGCGTATGGTCTCGTAGCTGTCGCGCAGCGGGGTGTTCGCCCAGATCAGCGCGGCCACGGCCGCGACGAGCA
The window above is part of the Streptomyces syringium genome. Proteins encoded here:
- the nhaA gene encoding Na+/H+ antiporter NhaA; this encodes MAAPKNRRSVFLGRLPLPERNYLAEALRTETVGGVLLLVAAVAALIWANTPLRDSYETIRGFHLGPGSLGLDLSVQHWAADGLLAVFFFVAGIELKRELVAGELRDPKAAALPVIAAICGMAAPALVYFTVAKTGGGALDGWAVPTATDIAFALAVLAVIGTALPSALRAFLLTLAVVDDLFAILIIAVFFTSELNFAALGFAVLGLAVFWLLLRKGVRGWYVYVPLAIVNWALMYNSGVHATIAGVAMGLMLRCTRHEGERYSPGEHIEHMVRPLSAGLAVPLFALFSAGVALSGGALSDVFRKPETLGVVLGLVVGKAIGVFGGTWLAARFTKAELNPDLEWPDVLAVASLAGIGFTVSLLIGELAFAGDQLLTDEVKAAVLIGSLIAAVIAGTLLKLRDNKYKKLCADEDRDEDQDGIPDIYEQGNPDYHLRMAAIHEAKAAEHRRLAEVASGHTTGDDGPA
- a CDS encoding MarP family serine protease, yielding MNVLDIVLLLAAVWFAVVGYRQGFVVGVLSVIGFLGGGLVAVYILPVIWDSATDEATPGTLAAVAAVVIVIVCASVGQAATTHLGSRLRRHITWSPARALDAAGGALVNVAAMLLVAWLIGSALAGTSLPTLGKEVRNSKVLLGVARVVPAQANTWFADFSTALSQNGFPQVFAPFSNEPITSVPAPDPRLAGSPVATAAQRSIVKVVGTAPSCGKVLEGTGFVFAPHRVMTNAHVVGGVDEPTVQIGGQGRRYDATVVLYDWKRDIAVLDVPSLDAPVLRFARDDAESGKSAIVAGFPENGSYDVRAARVRSRVQANGPDIYHRGNVRRDVYSLFTTVRQGNSGGPLLTPDGRVYGVVFAKSLDDADTGYALTADEVREDAVVGSTATGRADSQGCAL
- a CDS encoding alpha/beta fold hydrolase: MTVPDTSAAPASPEPDSPAVPPAPTGSASSPTAVVRPDGPWTHREVAANGARFHIAEMGEGPLVLLLHGFPQFWWTWRHQLPALADAGFRAVAMDLRGVGGSDRTPRGYDPANLALDITGVIRSLGEPDAALVGHDLGGYLAWTAAVMRPKLVRRLVVSSMPHPRRWRSSMLADLKQSAAGSYIWGFQRPWLPERQLIADDAALVGRLIREWSGPRLPDDEAVDTYRRAMSIPSTAHCSIEPYRWMVRSMARPDGIQFNRRMKRPVRVPTLHLHGSLDPVMRTRSAAGSGEYVEAPYRWRLFDGLGHFPHEEDPVAYSTELVNWLKDPEPDR
- a CDS encoding phage holin family protein — encoded protein: MSAADDGANRSLGQLVATATTELSALVHDEIALAKAELRQDAKRVGIGGGAIAAAGTLALFSLPVLSFAAAYGIHNLGLGLAWSFLIVGGAFLVIAAILGLLAVAKFKKVSKPEKSIASAKETAAVLGTVKPHPRPLVGTSQADASVTRSSV
- a CDS encoding NUDIX hydrolase, coding for MTSTYGGGTAITSEGLPEWLAPVAQAARTIEPHQLSRFLPPETGGRQSAVLVLFGEGEQGPELLLLERAGTLRSHAGQPSFPGGALDPQDGDPAGDGLLRAALREAEEETGLDASGVQIFGVLPQLYIPVSGFVVTPVLGWWREPSPVGAVDEAETARVFTVPVTELTDPGNRAMAVHPSGHRGPAFRVGGAMVWGFTAGVIDRILHFAGWERPWDRERQVSLDWQG
- the nth gene encoding endonuclease III — its product is MKKTNAATGPKPPGGAAAAKIGEADGPLAAPAPGSASGPTGSVSGSGAGPTSRRSVKAAAAKPAKPESRTALVRRARRINRELAEVYPYAHPELDFENPFQLLVATVLSAQTTDLRVNQTTPALFAAYPTPEDMAAADPETLEQLIRPTGFFRAKARSLLGISAALHERFDDEVPGRIEDLVSLPGVGRKTAHVVLGNAFGRPGITVDTHFGRLVRRWKWTDQQDPEKVEEEIGSLFPKSDWTMLSHRVIFHGRRICHSRRPACGACPIAPLCPSYGEGETDPEKARKLLKYEKGGQPGQRLKPPPDYPGLPARPLGAE